ATCTCATTGTTAGTTTTTTGTTTGACAGGTTTGGGGTATCAACTTCTATAGGCCACACGTTTGTTGCAATGGGACTTCGAGTGTGGTAGTATGTCGGGCACTTTATGGGTTTGAAAATTGATCAAGGCCATTGTTAAGGATTTTTCAATTCAATATTATAAactttaaaatgatttaacaaaATATCGTGGAGGGGTTTTACCAAAATAATGTAAATCTTCATTCTAAAATGGCAGAATCAATTAGTCCATCAAGAATGGTGGAATTCAATGTATAGTTATTCTGTCATTCACAATAGCTAAAAAAACGTTGTGTGCTGCCTGCTGTAGGCTTTATGCTTTggataaaaaatcaataattaaccCACAAACACTTAAAAAAGGTTGCCCCTGCACAGGCATTGGAATGGGGCAGCCTTATTCTAAAGGTCCAGGCAACTGTAATTTAAAGACACCGAAAAAGCACCTTTGACATTCTTTttgtgaaatatttattcaagaTGCTTTAAGTAGACATAGACATTTACTCTCTCaatattttattagagatttcaACTTAAATTGCTTGAATCTATTTAATCAAGTTTTATGTAAACTTTCTGAAAATTTGTGCACAAGAATACAAATTAAAGACACAAATAACTCTATTTATGAATTTAACCTCATTTTACCAGGTAAAAGCAGATTTATGagtaaactttttaaaattgtcaGACGGTGTACCTAATtcttatttcatttaatttgaaGCAGCTGGCGATAAATGGggatcattaaattttttatttcctaACTCTTCATAGGGtatccattatttttttttcgataatatttttttagaagagAAAGTGGATTGTCATAACTTTTTATTCGCCATGTATAATTTTTAGTAGATGTAAtgtatacaaaaaaaataacaaaaatttagAATATAAATTAATCATTGCATTTGTTTCTAGCATGATATGACTTTCAAGTATGTTCATCTAAATTAAACTATAACCTTACACGTGATGTATGAAAGATCATTATTTTTCACCTAAGTTCATTTTTGctacatgtttattttttgacttattactattaattaattagttgcCTATTGAGTGTAGGATGACATGAAACCCCGAACTCATAGACCCCAATGTACTATATTTACAGGAAACCCCGGTCCCATATACTCCGGCTTGAAGCCTGCACAGGCTTCAACtgttgatttaaaaaaaaataaggaaaaaatgtGTCACTTTAGGATGAAATAGGTAGTCAAAAAAGTTACATACAGCTTCTTTAAATTAACCGAATATTGGAATTAGACACGCTATTTgacaatttttaagaaaaatagaaCGTAATACATCtgatacaaatttatatttatacacacacatattttaagaaaaagaagaacAAAGCCTGCTTGTGAAATAGGCAATAGGCTATTCAGCCGACAGAGTACAAGGTCAAGTTTTTAACTTAGCTGCAGTAATTTCGCTACTGTGAATGGTGGAATCACTGTGCATTGAATTCTTCTTCTAAATGAAAATTGATTTAGCCATTTAGTACAGGTTTTTACCTTAATAAGGTAAAGCCCTTCCATTCACATTAAtttgttaaatcattttaaaaactaaaatattaaattaaaaacccCTTGCTAAGATTTTATTTACTGTCTTATATCCATTTTGTAATCTGATGTCCGTTATACATAAACTTTTCCagaaaaatttgagagaaatattGGCAGTATGAATACCACGTAAATCAGTATGGTCGATCTAGTAATATATTCCCTATAAAACAGCTTAATGCACAAAATGAAGATACACGTATGAAATCTATAGGTTCATACCGCATATCAAGTTAAACagtccatatttataataaagaaCTAGGAACTTAAGTTTACCTCATGTCACGATCTCGACCTGCAAATTCTCTATCAAAACGTCTTTCCTTATTATCTTTATCCGCACTATGTTGACCATCCCTACTCTCCCTTTCCTGCTCATCTGGATGCCTCTCTAAAAATCTCTTGCTCTGCCTCAACCTATCTCGCTCTCCTTCCCTTTTAGTTCCCCCTTCATAGCCTCGGACATATTCTCTTTTGTTCCTGTTCCGATCATTTTCTTTGTCTCTCTCCCTATCTCTTTCTCTTTCACGGTGTCTGTTCCTGCCTCTCTCTTTCTCACTCACTTCCTCCTTCTCCCTGTTTCTGAGATTCAGATTATTATCGTCTTTCTCAATCTCTTCATCTCTTGAAGATGAACCATGATGAGAACTCCTATTTTTCTCACGATTAGAAGTCCCATTTTTCCCTGCCCTAAGACGCTTAGATGGGTGACTAGAATCATCACGATCATAATCATTATTTCTTTGCTTCAGCTTCCGACTCAGATCTTTCTCTTCAGACTCAACCATACCATCATTGCCATTCACCTTAAGCTCCAACCGATCCTTCTCTGGATTTTCAACAGTACTTTCCAAATACTCGTATTCATCAAAATCCATTCTAGATCAACCAATCAATAGTGTAACACGAATAACTTTGCCACAACTAATATCTGCAGCAAgcaccaaaaataataaatctgaAACACAAACAAGTTTTTTCATCAACTTTCAGATGAAAGTTTAGGTTACCAACTTAGCTTAGGTAATTTAAGTATGTCATAGGAGTACAGAAATTTAAACTATTATCAAAGAATTCAAACTTCAGAAGTAGAACATGCTTTGAAAGGAGGGATGAAAGATGAAAAAAGGTTGGTCAGGATGATATTCCGATAGAGGTATTGAAGTGCCCAGGGAAGCTGGGTGTTTAATGGCTTACAGAGTTATTTAACATGATATTGAAAACGAAGAAAATGCCTTATCAGTGGAATGTAGGTATTAACGTACAAAATTGTGCAAGTTATAGGGATATTAAGCTAATAAGCCATACCATGAGACTTTGGGAAAGAGTGATCAGTGATATAAACAAGACTATGGAAGGAGATCAAAAATGATCGAAAATCAGTTTGGTTTCAGATTGACAATAAAAGCTATACATCTTCTCAGacaaatcattgaaaaatatcgAAAAAAGAAGTAAGAATTATACATGGTATTCATCCACCTGGAAAAAGCTTATAATAGAGCCCCAAGGGAAATTATGAGGAGAATTCTAGAAAAGAAAGATGTTAGAGTAGTGTATATTGAAGCAATTAAGGATAGGTATGGGGATGGAATGATAAGAGTGCCAAAGAGTTTTCTATAAAGATATGGTTACATCAAATATCAGCTCTAAATCCGTATCTTTTTACACTAATCATGAATGAACTCATTGGACTTAGAGAGACACGATAAACTTGGTATGGACATGTACTTAGCAGACCAAAAAATGACACAGTTAGGCGACATGAGAAAATGGAAAATACGTATGTTATGCCAGGAAAACAAGATAaagtttaattaaataaagatgaGCAAATGGTAGGGGATTAGCACAATGACACAGGAGGATTCAAATAGCAGACCCCTGGGATAAAAGCTTAAATGTTGTTGTTGTATAGAAATTAACTATACCATCATTCATGACAACTGTGACATGTGATTTCGTTGTGAATGTcctttcaaaatcaaaataatgatAATGTGAATAATGTAATTATAATGAGGCCAGTTGCACAGCTAAAAATGATACAGATTGACAGATAACACCACCACcacacaaattaaaaaattgcaaaACTCCCAAGTTTCTTACAAGTATGACTATATCAAATATACAGAAATCATGTATCTCGCATAACAAAAATAGAGAACTTGGATATGAAAGATCAAGAACATACTTATTCAATGTGAGCACACCAGACAAGAAAAAAGAAGTCATAAAATGGGAAACGTCTGCAAGTCTGACGTGATTGATAAGTAATGAAATCGAATAGCAAAAACTAATCGTCGTCCGTGGGAGAAGGAAGAACAAAAATTCAGGAAAATTTCCaatgaatatatatttgaaaaaccCACAAATAAAACAAACAAGCGAAATTTCGTATCATCGTAGAGCTTACCTGTTTATAGGGATACAATTCAAGAAGCAAGGGAGGACTGTCGAGGGTTTAACAAAGAACTGTCGAGGGCTTCAGCTTCTGAACCAACGTTTGCTTGAAGACAGTAGAATACAAGTGGGCTTCATCCTTTTATTGGGCCcctcaataaaataaattataatgaatttcctttcaattttccaaatgcaacttaaaataaatttattatcattttaataCATAATCTCTatcaattgtttttttaaataaaagttatattttaaaagttctcTAGCCttcaaacaattaaatataGTTTCTAAACGAATAGTTACATTTCTTTTTTCAGTATTTATATAACATGACAAATCTTGTGCCGACTCTATTAAGTTTTCGAAACTCAAAATAATCCTAATTTGCATATGTTTTGGATCAAGTTACTTGATCAATGATTTCAAATGTATTATGAGTGTATTGAAAAGACTCCAATAGTTCGAGGATTTGGCATCTATTTTTATCAatggatttgaaaattttaaatggagGCTTATAAGCTATCTCAAAGTAAAAAGATCTAAATTAGATTGCATGAATAAGAAGAAATCAGTTTCTTAAGCACCATTTTTGTTCAATTGTAAATTTCTTGGCACAAGGTCAGTACAAGTAACAAAAGTTAATGAAGAACAAAATAGCCAGCCCTCAACACTGACATTCAATTCTTATTGGACAAGTAGTTTCATCCTTATACAATCAAGGAGTCATGTAATACAAATAGCAAAAGCACAAATATAAATAACTTTGACACATTAAGTTGATTCCTTCGGAGCTGGCTCAAGACAAAAAATAATACCTTACAAAGTTACGGTAGCTATAAGTTAAAATGCTAAGCATAAAAATCATCGTCCCTGAGTTTCTGCCCGGCTTTCGTTCTTGTTCGGAATCAAAGTTGAGCTACTCTGTACTGAATCTTCCCCATCTCCCTTCATGAGCAGGAGGGTTTCTGCAAGGAGATACAACTGTTGTGTTTCGACTTCTTGCAGAATCAGAAGGATTTCTTTTACTATATCTATTAGTTTCTTCTGGTGTGCTTTCTGGCATGGTATCTACTGGCTGTGAACTAAAAATACCGAAACTTTTTGTTGATGAACTGGGAATGCTTGAATGAGACAAATCTTGCCTGGAAAATTCATTAGCAGGAACCTCCACTTGCACCGGTGTTCTGAATTTGGGTGATACATCTGTATAAACTTGTGGCTGTTTTCCTTGTTGTGGAACCTTAAAGGCTCCATTCATTGGGTTCTGTGCAGCGGTGTCATAGGAACTGAATGGAGAATACCGAACGCCTGAACGAGAAGAAGGTTGCTTGGATGTTTCTTCAGAAGGGACCTCAAGTCGCTGAGGTTTTCTCATTTGAGGTGACGTGTTCCTACTGAATTGAGGCTTTCCTTGAGTTGGAATCCGAGGAACGTTACTAGGGGAGCTCCTCGTATCATTGTCAATTGTAGATATTCCAGAGCTTGAATCTCTCGAGTATCTATTAGCTATGCCTTGCTTTGGAACCTCCGTGGACATATAAGAGGCTGCATGGGATCGTGCAGACTCCAGTACAGGTTTAGAGCTAGTATCTGAAGAAGAGGGTGATGTTGCAATTCCTGATTGTTCGTTTCTGGGCAGTTCATGCGCTTCATCCTCAATTTCAAAAACTGCGTCGAAATCTTCAGCACCATGAAAAACAGCCCATTCAGATTCGTTGGTCTGAGCATCTTCATCCAACAATTCTTCAGAATCTGGTACCTCCCCAATTTCCAAGCCAGTTTCCACTATATCCCCATTTTCTTCCAAAGGAGATCTTGCAGTCGGCGCAGACCCACTATCCATTAATGAAGAGTTTCTTGTTGATTCAGAAGCTTTGGTAGCTTTCTTTCCAGAGCTTTTTTTAGGAGGACCAAAATTGACGTGCCTCACAACCACAAATGCCTGCTTCTTTTCAACTTTTGGTTCACTTTCCTCAACGGCAACATCTTTTATCTGTGCAAAATAACAACTATGACATCATCAAGTGATCAGTAAGGAAACACAATGTGAAATAATAAGAACCTTGCATGTAGAACCATGAGAAGATTGGACGTGAAACTTTACCAAAGCAGAAAAACGAGATAGCAATGTTTCCAAGTCAACATCCCCAGTAGGCTCAATTGCAGTGCACTGTCAAAGTACCAGAGAAATAAAGAAATTAATTCAGTCTATCTGCTTTCAATTTTTATCATGCAATTCTAAAACCCAGAGTTCATAATTTGCTTTCAAGAACCATATGATATTCTCTCTTCAAGTATTTGCCCTTGCAAAGAAAAATGATAGAACAATATGAAACTCGACTCAAAATTTTCATCAATCAAAAAAACTTTAATAAAACAAGATTTTAACTTAAATGGTTTTGTATAAAAAGTTTTAATTAATGGCCGTCATCAAATAATTTTAGTATACTCAAATTAAATATCCACCAagagaaaaagagaagaaagtGAACACCTTGACTCGATGACCGCTTTCCATAAGTCTCTTGACCATATCTGCTTTCATCTGAAGGTCTTTTTGTTTCTTGAACCAGCAAAGCAATCGGCCCAAAAAGATGAACATGGTATTAAACGATGAGCTGAGTTACCAACATGTTATGGTTTATCATAAGCATCCCTGTCTTTCATTAAGCCCTTTTTCACACTAAATAACATATAGCCTCCCCATGAAAGGGGAAATGCATGCGATGTTCTTTTGCAAACTTACGTCACATGGTCTATCGTGAAAATATAATTCTATGTTCTTTTGCAACAGAATAAATAGCAATCACGATGATTAACCAAGGACTAAACAAAGACACCATCATACATATACACACGATCATTAAAAGAACTCATGTGCAACTCTCAAAACCATGCTGGAGATGTGCAAATTGGAAAGTTAGAAAgagaaaaaatctaaaaaacttacaattttagCAGCAAATCGAACTTCTTTAAATGCTCCACTCTTAAGCTCAGACTGCAAAATGCAGAAATAATCGAGAAACAAGTTGGATTCATAAATTCCTAATAATGACATAATCTACTCAAATATCcacaaaataattttggaaTGACTTCAACCATAGACTAGGAGTTTGTCTCACCATGTCGTGAGATAAACATGAAATGTGGTTAATGAGAGAGAAATTAAGTTCTACAACATTGATACAGGAAAACCTCGGCACAAAAAAAAGAGAATTCTGAAGAAGTCCATTAACATAAGTTGCACAAATAGAGCACAGCCTAGGGTTAAATTGAAACACTCAAGAAAACTTTCTAAATCTTTTGACGACATTTTAGGTAATTCAGTCCCTCGTGCTATTATTGTCTAATTCAAGAATATACATGAATAAAGAGATACTAGGTAAAAAAGATGTCTCCTCCTTACCTTGCTCTTGGCACGTTCTTTGTCCTTCATTTGTCGAAGgtacttttcttttttaaagtcCAAAATTTTGCAAACAGGTGGTTTTGCAAATCTATCAACCTGCATCATGTAAAGCAATAATCTAATTCAGTTCCACAAACAGTAAAGAATAACAAATATAAGAGTAGAGAAATTGCATTAATCTGAGGTGTGAGACTTGTAACTAAACTAGGAGGATTGAGgccatttttttattaatttttttcttcagtTGAAAACAAACTTCTGCCAACCGGGTCAGGGGAAGGAAgcagtttctttaaaaaattaaattttaatattaaaattatttcttgATTAAAAATCATCCCTATTTCCTATCTATGAATACCTTGTACCTCCAATTAACATTTATGAATTTGTTTCTctgttgtattattttttatactactattattttaaattctatcGAATATAAACAGTACTAGCACAAATAAATACAAACTTCTATTATTATTTACGACGATTTCAAAATTTACTACTTTGTTTAGATTCTCATGTGCAGTATTTACTACAAATACTACTATATATTTTCTCTTATATTGTTCCAAAATTACACACCACCACCAACACTAATCCTTTTCCCCAAATCACTTGCAACATTCTTAAATATATACACTAGTAGTAATTATAACAAAAACCATACAAGtagattttaaaattagtaagataattataagaaaaaagTAGTACAAGTAATGCTATAAAAATACTAATGCCACTAGTTTCCTACCGTTTCAAACAATCATTAGTACAACAGTTAAAAATATGTCAGTAACTGAATGTAAATATTAgttgcaaaaaaataaataaatggattTATGTGCGATAAATATATTAATGTCAGTTgcagtaaataaataaatgtaaaatGGAATAATAGAGAAATATAAAGtgcaaaaataaagaaatttgatctacaatatttatttatattattttttttattgttatttgagAACACGGTTGAAACATACTACTGGGAGAGGgaatgatgaatttcaaatgcgCATGTTTTCTCATCATGTGCCCTTGAAGATCCTTATTATGCTCTTTCTCACCTCCGACCTACAGAAAGTTCAGGTCCAAACAACCACCCAAAAGGCGAGAGGG
This genomic interval from Primulina huaijiensis isolate GDHJ02 chromosome 14, ASM1229523v2, whole genome shotgun sequence contains the following:
- the LOC140957235 gene encoding uncharacterized protein isoform X1, with the protein product MDFDEYEYLESTVENPEKDRLELKVNGNDGMVESEEKDLSRKLKQRNNDYDRDDSSHPSKRLRAGKNGTSNREKNRSSHHGSSSRDEEIEKDDNNLNLRNREKEEVSEKERGRNRHRERERDRERDKENDRNRNKREYVRGYEGGTKREGERDRLRQSKRFLERHPDEQERESRDGQHSADKDNKERRFDREFAGRDRDMRRYKEKKEEGAVADPERDQRTVFAYQISLKASERDVYDFFSRAGKVRDVQLILDRNSRRSKGFGYIEFYDVMSVPMAIALCGQPLLGQPVMVKPSEAEKNLVQSTSLTSGESGLGTYSGGARRLYVGNLPVTIKEDQLRQVFEPFGAVELLQMPTDLGTGNCKGYAFIQVILVCLCYVSTLGVAA
- the LOC140957062 gene encoding uncharacterized protein, with product MAFWTTARQSKPKFQIFSKELKRCYTLNQVPSNIVNRCISSRTLIPELNNPDFIFRNSQLELLYSVRFFAAPPQANQKKEDVTSGPRLNEQITSQFIRLVSGEDHKVISRFDALGLAKNLKLDLVEVDRFAKPPVCKILDFKKEKYLRQMKDKERAKSKSELKSGAFKEVRFAAKIKQKDLQMKADMVKRLMESGHRVKCTAIEPTGDVDLETLLSRFSALIKDVAVEESEPKVEKKQAFVVVRHVNFGPPKKSSGKKATKASESTRNSSLMDSGSAPTARSPLEENGDIVETGLEIGEVPDSEELLDEDAQTNESEWAVFHGAEDFDAVFEIEDEAHELPRNEQSGIATSPSSSDTSSKPVLESARSHAASYMSTEVPKQGIANRYSRDSSSGISTIDNDTRSSPSNVPRIPTQGKPQFSRNTSPQMRKPQRLEVPSEETSKQPSSRSGVRYSPFSSYDTAAQNPMNGAFKVPQQGKQPQVYTDVSPKFRTPVQVEVPANEFSRQDLSHSSIPSSSTKSFGIFSSQPVDTMPESTPEETNRYSKRNPSDSARSRNTTVVSPCRNPPAHEGRWGRFSTE
- the LOC140957235 gene encoding uncharacterized protein isoform X2, with protein sequence MDFDEYEYLESTVENPEKDRLELKVNGNDGMVESEEKDLSRKLKQRNNDYDRDDSSHPSKRLRAGKNGTSNREKNRSSHHGSSSRDEEIEKDDNNLNLRNREKEEVSEKERGRNRHRERERDRERDKENDRNRNKREYVRGYEGGTKREGERDRLRQSKRFLERHPDEQERESRDGQHSADKDNKERRFDREFAGRDRDMRYIEFYDVMSVPMAIALCGQPLLGQPVMVKPSEAEKNLVQSTSLTSGESGLGTYSGGARRLYVGNLPVTIKEDQLRQVFEPFGAVELLQMPTDLGTGNCKGYAFIQVILVCLCYVSTLGVAA